A region from the Catellatospora sp. TT07R-123 genome encodes:
- a CDS encoding carbohydrate ABC transporter permease, producing the protein MTTTLSRHSTEPAAVRAPEAPRRRRVFNAERRPGKLTYLSLLALAFFAAFPLYWMLVVGSHDNGVLGQVPPPLGLGGNLWANVERAFGTVPFFKALANSFMVSGAITISVVLFSTLAGFAFAKLTFKGRNAMLLIIIATMMIPNQLGVIPLYMLMAKIEWTGQIYAVIVPAMVNAFGVFFMTQYLSEAVPTELLEAARADGCTTIRIFWHVVLPAAKPAAAVLGMLTFMTAWNDFFWPLVVLTPEDPTVQTALSTLASGYVADFSLTLTGAFIATVPLLVVFVVLGRQIIGGIMQGAVKG; encoded by the coding sequence ATGACCACGACCCTGAGCCGCCACTCGACCGAGCCGGCCGCGGTCCGGGCGCCCGAGGCGCCGCGCCGCCGCCGGGTGTTCAACGCCGAACGCCGCCCCGGCAAGCTCACCTACCTGTCGCTGCTGGCCCTGGCCTTCTTCGCGGCGTTCCCGCTGTACTGGATGCTGGTGGTCGGTTCGCACGACAACGGCGTCCTCGGCCAGGTTCCGCCGCCGCTCGGCCTCGGCGGCAACCTGTGGGCCAACGTCGAGCGGGCGTTCGGCACGGTCCCGTTCTTCAAGGCGCTGGCCAACTCGTTCATGGTCTCCGGTGCGATCACGATCAGCGTGGTGCTGTTCTCGACCCTGGCCGGGTTCGCGTTCGCCAAGCTGACCTTCAAGGGCCGCAACGCGATGCTGCTCATCATCATCGCCACGATGATGATCCCGAACCAGCTGGGTGTCATCCCGCTGTACATGCTGATGGCGAAGATCGAGTGGACGGGCCAGATCTACGCGGTCATCGTGCCCGCGATGGTCAACGCGTTCGGCGTGTTCTTCATGACGCAGTACCTGTCGGAAGCGGTTCCGACCGAGCTGCTGGAGGCGGCGCGCGCCGACGGCTGCACCACCATCCGGATCTTCTGGCACGTGGTGCTCCCGGCGGCGAAGCCCGCCGCCGCGGTGCTGGGCATGCTGACCTTCATGACGGCCTGGAACGACTTCTTCTGGCCCCTGGTCGTGCTCACCCCCGAGGACCCGACGGTGCAGACCGCACTGTCGACCCTGGCCAGCGGGTACGTGGCGGACTTCTCCCTGACGCTGACGGGCGCCTTCATCGCGACCGTCCCGCTGCTGGTGGTGTTCGTCGTGCTGGGACGCCAGATCATCGGCGGCATCATGCAGGGCGCGGTCAAGGGCTGA
- a CDS encoding carbohydrate ABC transporter permease encodes MRNAFYRLDLKASPYLYVLPFFVLFAAFGVFPLIYTAWVSLHDWSLLADTHPFVGIQNYKDLFADEYFWNALRNTAQIWVMSTVPQLIMALVLAHVLNQRLRAPTFWRMSALLPNITSVAAVAIIFGQIFGKDYGLINWLLDSLGLGRIDWQAGTASSQIAISVMIIWRWTGYNALIYLAAMQAVSKDLYDAASLDGASSFQQLTRITVPAIRPTIIFTVIISTIGGMQVLAEPLLFGGASVTGGSDRQFQTLSLYLYEVGFSRFDFGYASTAAWVMFFIIVIVAAINYLLTSRVRSSR; translated from the coding sequence ATGAGAAACGCGTTCTACCGCCTTGACCTCAAGGCATCGCCCTACCTGTACGTGCTGCCGTTCTTCGTGCTGTTCGCCGCGTTCGGGGTGTTCCCGCTCATCTACACGGCGTGGGTGTCGCTGCACGACTGGAGCCTGCTCGCGGATACGCACCCGTTCGTGGGCATCCAGAACTACAAGGACCTGTTCGCCGACGAGTACTTCTGGAACGCGCTGCGCAACACCGCCCAGATCTGGGTGATGTCCACCGTTCCCCAGCTGATCATGGCCCTCGTGCTGGCGCACGTGCTCAACCAGCGCCTGCGGGCGCCCACGTTCTGGCGCATGTCCGCGCTGCTGCCCAACATCACGTCCGTCGCGGCCGTCGCCATCATCTTCGGCCAGATCTTCGGCAAGGACTACGGCCTGATCAACTGGCTGCTGGACTCGCTCGGCCTCGGCCGCATCGATTGGCAGGCCGGCACGGCGTCGTCGCAGATCGCGATCTCGGTCATGATCATCTGGCGGTGGACGGGCTACAACGCCCTGATCTACCTGGCCGCGATGCAGGCGGTGTCGAAGGACCTCTACGACGCGGCGTCGCTGGACGGTGCGAGCAGCTTCCAGCAGCTCACCCGGATCACGGTCCCGGCGATCCGCCCGACGATCATCTTCACGGTCATCATCTCCACGATCGGCGGCATGCAGGTCCTGGCCGAACCGCTGCTGTTCGGCGGGGCGTCGGTGACCGGCGGTTCGGACCGGCAGTTCCAGACGCTGTCGCTGTACCTGTACGAGGTCGGCTTCTCCCGTTTCGACTTCGGCTACGCCTCGACCGCGGCCTGGGTGATGTTCTTCATCATCGTCATCGTCGCCGCGATCAACTACCTGCTGACCAGCCGTGTGCGGAGTTCGCGATGA